Proteins encoded within one genomic window of Arachis ipaensis cultivar K30076 chromosome B08, Araip1.1, whole genome shotgun sequence:
- the LOC107610636 gene encoding protein MAIN-LIKE 1-like — translation MPFGECTITLQDVAYQLGLPVDGRYVSGCLTDFQIYIQGGRPTWVWFQELLGVIPPPSQVQKFAVNCTWFQETFGECLEGADEEIVRRFARAYIMMLLGTQLFADKSGNRIHIRWLPYVPRLEEMGTYSWGSAALAWLYRCMCRVANRHVVKLAGPLQLLQSWIFWRFPRFRPAGYDTCSWPLASRWSGYNISGSEKGPIVQMWRLRIDMLQARDFIWMPYSYPEVLQVVHPEVLEPRHTAMWWSVTSLIYFAVIEWHQIDRVLPQFGGVQPRPQPALNIDFLMSKDGRGGDRWFPSALQFWHLHWESHADYVLWFDVVADPGPSHDFLDWWSQHGKRFLSPEMYLGDPKAVPIPVEASQRGAG, via the exons atgccgttcggagagtgcacgatcacacttcagGATGTGGCGTACCAGTTGGGGTTGCCAGTGGACGGGCGTTATGTCAGCGGTTGCCTTACAGATTTCCAGATATACATCCAGGGTGGCCGTCCAACTTGGgtgtggttccaggagttgcttggagtgatTCCTCCTCCGAGCCAGGTTCAGAAGTTCGCAGTAAACTGCACTTGGTTCCAGGAGACTTTTGGAGAGTGCCTCGAGGGAGCCGATGAGGAGATTGTGCGGCGCTTTGCTcgtgcctatatcatgatgttgttgggcactcAGCTATTTGCTGACAAGTCTGGCAACcgcattcacatcagatggcttcccTACGTACctaggcttgaggagatgggtaCCTACAGTTGGGGGTCTGCAGCActggcatggttgtaccggtgcatgtgccgagtggcgaaCAGACATGTGGTGAAGTTAGCAGGCCCACTTCAGCTACTTCAGTCCTGGATCTTTTGGCGCTTTCCTAGGTTTAGGCCTGCCGGGTATGATACGTGCAGCTGGCCGTTGGCCTCGAG gtggtcaggttacaacATTTCCGGTAGCGAGAAGGGACCTATAGTGCAGATGTGGAGATTGAGGATAGACATGTTACAGGCCAGGGAT TTTATCTGGATGCCGTATAGCTACCCCGAGGTACTGCAGGTTGTGCATCCGGAGGTGTTGGAGCCTCGGCATACGGCGATGTGGTGGTCTGTGACGTCACTGATATACTTTGCCGTTatagagtggcatcagatagaTAGGGTTCTACCGCAGTTCGGCGGAGTCCAGCCCCGTCCGCAgcccgccctgaacatcgactttctgatgtcgaaggacggGAGAGGCGGTGATCGTTGGTTCCCGTCTGCTTTGCAGTTCTGGCATCTTCATTGGGAGAGCCATGCAGACTACGTTCTCTGGTTCGATGTTGTTGCAGACCCTGGACCCTCACATGACTTCCTGGACTGGTGGAGTCAGCATGGAAAGAGGTTCTTGTCACCAGAGATGTATTTGGGGGATCCGAAAGCCGTTCCTATTCCTGTGGAGGCGTCACAGAGGGGTGCTGGGTGA